The Clostridia bacterium genome window below encodes:
- a CDS encoding adenine phosphoribosyltransferase translates to MNLKDKIREIQDFPQKGVNFKDITTLLKDQEAYKASIDMMVDSLKDKNVDLIVGPEARGFVIGAPVAYAIGAGFIPVRKKGKLPAETIRHEYELEYGSDTLEIHKDAILPGQRVAVVDDLLATGGTISSVIELVNQLKGDVVAVRFIIELGFLNGREKLSGYDVETLIKY, encoded by the coding sequence ATGAATTTAAAAGATAAAATAAGGGAAATTCAAGATTTTCCTCAAAAAGGTGTTAATTTTAAAGATATAACCACTTTACTCAAGGACCAAGAGGCCTATAAAGCATCCATAGATATGATGGTTGACAGCCTAAAGGATAAGAATGTCGATTTGATTGTAGGACCCGAGGCGAGAGGATTTGTCATAGGAGCTCCAGTTGCTTATGCTATAGGTGCCGGATTTATACCGGTCAGAAAGAAGGGAAAATTACCTGCTGAAACTATAAGACATGAATATGAACTTGAATATGGTAGTGATACCCTTGAGATACATAAAGACGCTATACTCCCAGGGCAAAGAGTGGCTGTTGTGGATGATTTGCTTGCTACTGGAGGGACTATATCGTCAGTTATAGAGCTTGTTAACCAGCTTAAAGGCGACGTAGTAGCTGTTAGATTCATCATTGAACTTGGGTTTTTAAATGGCAGAGAAAAATTGTCTGGATATGATGTTGAAACTCTCATTAAGTATTGA
- a CDS encoding bifunctional (p)ppGpp synthetase/guanosine-3',5'-bis(diphosphate) 3'-pyrophosphohydrolase has translation MQKIEQKYPSQDIDIIKKAYDFAYEAHKEQCRISGEPYIVHPENVAEILVSLGLDVNTIAAGLLHDVIEDTYYSRNDLEEIFGKEIADLVDGVTKLSRIEYKTKEEEQAENLRKMFLAMAKDIRVILIKLADRLHNMRTLKYMNEEKQKEKAEETLEIYAPLAHRLGIFRIKWELEDLSLFYLDENGYYDLVDKVAKKRKAREEYIRRVIKQLEKNISEIDIEAKIEGRPKHFYSIYRKMVYKNRSFDQIYDITAVRIIVNTIKDCYAALGIVHTLWKPIPGRFKDYIAMPKPNMYQSLHTTVLGPKGEPVEIQIRTWDMHRTAEYGIAAHWKYKEGVSNDTDYDSKLAWLRQLLEWQSEAKDPREFMETLKINLFTDEVFVFTPKGDVIDLPTGSTPIDFAYNIHTAVGNKCIGAKVNGKIVTLDYQLKTGDIVEILTSTTTRGPSRDWLNIIKSSQARNKIRQWFKKEKREENIIKGKEMLEKEAKRRGYIINQLMKPEYYNKILKRYSLNTIDDLYVAIGYGGLTINQVLGKLIEKYKEHNKIEEQKGIDSISLNEKNKKLPSQNGVKVKGIDNIMVRFAKCCTPVPGDEIIGYITRGRGVSIHRMDCSNINSKSMEQDRLIEVEWEDSYPNTYNTEICILAIDRKNLLSEITSLISDSNILVNAINARTNRDRRAIINIILETKNIQQLDKIMNKFKKLKNVIDVYRVNS, from the coding sequence ATGCAAAAAATAGAGCAAAAATATCCTAGTCAAGATATAGATATAATAAAAAAAGCATATGACTTTGCTTATGAGGCTCATAAAGAGCAATGTAGAATTTCTGGAGAGCCGTATATTGTGCATCCTGAAAATGTAGCCGAAATATTAGTGAGTTTGGGTCTGGATGTCAATACTATCGCTGCAGGTCTACTGCATGATGTTATTGAAGATACTTATTATTCCCGGAATGATTTAGAGGAGATATTCGGCAAGGAGATAGCCGACTTGGTTGATGGTGTAACAAAGCTGAGTCGTATTGAGTATAAAACCAAGGAAGAAGAGCAGGCAGAGAATCTCAGGAAAATGTTTTTAGCCATGGCTAAAGATATAAGGGTAATATTGATTAAATTGGCTGACCGACTTCATAATATGCGTACTCTAAAGTACATGAATGAAGAAAAACAGAAGGAAAAGGCAGAAGAAACTCTTGAAATATATGCACCTCTTGCCCATAGGTTAGGCATATTCAGAATCAAATGGGAGCTGGAAGATTTATCGTTATTTTATTTAGATGAAAATGGATATTACGATCTTGTGGATAAAGTTGCTAAGAAAAGAAAAGCAAGGGAAGAATATATCAGGAGAGTAATAAAGCAATTAGAAAAAAACATAAGTGAAATAGATATAGAAGCTAAGATTGAAGGCAGACCCAAGCATTTTTACAGCATATATAGAAAGATGGTATACAAGAATAGAAGTTTTGACCAAATATATGATATTACTGCAGTTAGAATAATAGTAAATACTATAAAAGATTGTTATGCAGCTTTAGGTATTGTGCACACTTTATGGAAGCCGATACCAGGTAGGTTTAAGGATTATATAGCTATGCCTAAACCTAATATGTATCAATCCTTGCATACTACTGTTCTTGGACCTAAAGGAGAGCCTGTAGAGATTCAGATCCGTACTTGGGATATGCATAGAACGGCTGAATATGGAATAGCTGCTCATTGGAAATATAAAGAAGGGGTCTCCAACGATACCGATTATGATTCTAAACTAGCATGGTTAAGACAATTACTAGAATGGCAGAGCGAGGCTAAGGACCCTAGGGAGTTTATGGAGACACTTAAAATTAACTTGTTTACTGATGAAGTATTTGTATTTACCCCTAAGGGAGATGTTATAGATTTGCCCACCGGATCTACACCAATTGATTTTGCATATAATATCCATACTGCCGTAGGTAATAAATGTATAGGTGCTAAAGTGAACGGAAAGATTGTAACTTTAGATTATCAGCTTAAAACAGGAGATATAGTTGAGATATTGACCTCTACAACTACTCGTGGGCCCAGCAGGGATTGGTTAAACATAATTAAAAGTTCTCAGGCCAGAAATAAAATCAGACAATGGTTTAAAAAAGAAAAAAGAGAAGAGAATATAATAAAAGGCAAAGAAATGTTGGAAAAAGAGGCCAAAAGAAGGGGATATATTATAAATCAATTGATGAAACCCGAGTATTACAACAAGATTTTAAAAAGATATAGCCTCAACACCATTGATGATTTGTATGTAGCCATAGGATATGGAGGCTTGACCATCAATCAAGTGCTGGGGAAGCTAATTGAAAAATATAAAGAACATAACAAGATAGAAGAACAGAAGGGAATAGACTCAATATCTCTTAACGAAAAAAATAAAAAATTACCATCCCAAAACGGTGTAAAAGTTAAAGGGATAGATAATATAATGGTGAGGTTTGCTAAATGTTGTACTCCCGTTCCCGGAGATGAGATAATAGGATATATAACAAGAGGAAGAGGGGTTTCAATTCATAGGATGGATTGTTCTAATATCAACTCTAAAAGTATGGAACAAGATAGGTTGATAGAGGTGGAGTGGGAAGACAGTTATCCTAATACCTATAACACCGAAATATGTATATTGGCGATAGATAGAAAGAATCTATTATCAGAGATTACAAGCCTTATAAGCGATTCAAATATATTGGTAAATGCAATAAATGCAAGGACTAACAGGGACAGAAGAGCAATAATCAATATTATTTTAGAAACAAAAAACATACAACAGCTTGACAAAATTATGAATAAATTTAAAAAGCTGAAAAATGTTATAGATGTATACAGAGTAAATTCTTAA
- the dtd gene encoding D-aminoacyl-tRNA deacylase: protein MRAVVQRVDRACIKVENKVISSIEKGLLIYLGVGKDDDQQDVDYLSNKIANLRIFEDDNGKLNLSVKDINGEILVVSQFTLFGDCRKGRRPNFMGAAPSEKAEELYKKFAKNIAEEGLCVKTGKFQAHMYIDSINNGPVTILIDSEKVF from the coding sequence GTGAGAGCTGTAGTTCAACGGGTTGACAGAGCCTGTATCAAAGTAGAGAATAAAGTGATATCCAGTATAGAAAAAGGCCTTTTAATATATCTTGGAGTTGGAAAGGACGATGACCAACAAGATGTTGATTATCTTTCGAATAAGATAGCTAATCTGAGGATATTTGAAGATGATAATGGGAAGCTCAATCTTTCTGTAAAAGATATAAATGGAGAAATCCTTGTAGTTTCACAATTTACACTGTTTGGCGATTGTAGAAAAGGTAGAAGGCCTAATTTTATGGGTGCTGCTCCTTCAGAGAAAGCAGAAGAGTTATATAAGAAGTTTGCAAAGAATATAGCCGAAGAAGGGTTGTGTGTGAAGACAGGAAAGTTCCAAGCTCATATGTATATAGACAGTATAAATAATGGACCTGTTACCATCTTAATTGATAGTGAGAAAGTTTTTTAA
- a CDS encoding MBL fold metallo-hydrolase, producing the protein MDVKIYQNGLLQENCYLVYDQDIGVVIDPGGSGNLINDFISKKGLSIKYILLTHGHYDHIGAVKEVKDFTKAQVAIHKNDSKMLTDPSKNLSLYSKVQHDRINPDLMLEEDMVLGCGRFNIVVLHTPGHSLGSCCFVIQKMIFTGDTIFAGSIGRTDFVGGSHESIMDSINNKLLVYDDDYLIYPGHGPSSTIGKEKRQNPFLA; encoded by the coding sequence TTGGATGTAAAGATCTATCAAAATGGTTTGCTACAGGAAAATTGTTATTTAGTATACGATCAGGATATAGGAGTTGTAATAGATCCTGGGGGCAGCGGGAATTTGATAAATGATTTTATATCTAAAAAGGGTTTGAGTATAAAGTATATATTATTGACTCATGGCCATTATGATCACATAGGGGCAGTGAAAGAAGTAAAGGATTTTACTAAAGCCCAAGTTGCTATTCACAAAAATGACAGCAAAATGTTAACTGATCCCAGTAAAAATTTATCCCTATATTCAAAGGTTCAGCATGACAGAATTAATCCTGATTTAATGTTGGAAGAGGATATGGTGTTAGGATGTGGCAGATTTAATATAGTGGTGCTGCATACTCCAGGACATTCATTAGGATCTTGTTGTTTTGTCATACAAAAGATGATTTTTACCGGGGACACTATTTTTGCCGGTTCTATCGGACGAACTGATTTTGTAGGGGGAAGCCATGAGTCTATTATGGATTCTATAAACAATAAGCTGTTGGTTTATGATGATGATTATTTGATATATCCCGGTCATGGCCCTTCTTCTACCATTGGTAAAGAAAAACGGCAAAATCCGTTTTTAGCATAA
- the hemZ gene encoding coproporphyrinogen dehydrogenase HemZ: protein MAVKDKNNIIQIYVEGHNFYYDLIELTGAFGIKGKVYNNIKDQADQQDYLLVSCVKVSSNIVHIETIISKKGRQLTSYTDKCIINDRGLDYLAKKSTIKRHVKIGAYLCMKQIFKKELEWGTITGVRPLKVAHKHMDKLGNWDDVQKLLMQHYQVSEKKAGLLTDIAKFQRKYIEDIDDKKISIYISVPFCVSRCIYCSFVSNTIGNCEEYVEPYVQALLFEIKQCIQYLCSKDYKIENVYVGGGTPTSLDCGHIEKILTTINSNINSSNIREYTVEAGRPDTITREKLEMFLCNGVNRISINPQTMNPDTLLLIRRNHSPEQVIQKYKMAKDVGLDWINMDLIIGLPSEDEQDVKNTINEILKLSPKNITVHTMALKRSSLLVQSKENIPLTDQVTVNNMMEIVKENLIRCDYKPYYLYRQKYMLGNLENIGFCRDSFESIYNIKMMGENQTIVAFGAGAVSKIFYSSDNRIERVMNVKNLTDYINRVEEMVQKKLSALAALTKYTEQGYNT from the coding sequence ATGGCTGTAAAAGATAAGAACAATATCATTCAAATATATGTAGAAGGCCATAATTTCTATTATGATTTGATAGAATTGACAGGTGCTTTTGGGATTAAAGGAAAGGTCTATAATAATATTAAAGATCAAGCTGACCAACAAGATTATTTATTAGTTAGCTGTGTGAAGGTTAGCTCAAACATTGTTCATATAGAAACTATAATATCAAAGAAGGGCAGACAATTAACTAGCTACACTGACAAATGTATAATCAACGATAGAGGTCTAGATTATCTAGCTAAAAAGAGTACTATAAAGAGGCATGTAAAGATAGGTGCTTATTTATGCATGAAGCAAATTTTCAAGAAAGAACTCGAATGGGGTACTATAACAGGCGTGAGGCCCTTAAAAGTTGCACATAAGCACATGGATAAACTAGGGAATTGGGATGATGTTCAAAAATTATTGATGCAGCATTATCAGGTCAGTGAAAAAAAAGCTGGACTTTTAACCGATATTGCAAAATTTCAAAGAAAGTATATAGAGGATATAGATGATAAAAAGATAAGCATTTATATTTCTGTACCTTTTTGTGTTTCCAGATGTATTTATTGTTCATTTGTTTCAAACACTATAGGCAATTGTGAAGAATATGTGGAGCCATATGTACAAGCACTTTTATTTGAAATAAAACAATGCATACAATATTTATGCTCAAAAGACTATAAAATAGAAAATGTTTATGTGGGGGGAGGTACTCCTACTTCTTTAGATTGTGGCCATATTGAAAAGATATTAACAACCATAAATAGCAATATTAATTCATCTAATATAAGGGAATATACTGTAGAAGCAGGGCGACCGGATACTATTACCCGGGAAAAGTTGGAAATGTTTTTATGCAATGGAGTGAATAGGATAAGTATAAATCCCCAGACCATGAATCCCGATACATTGTTGCTGATCAGAAGAAATCATAGTCCTGAACAAGTTATCCAAAAGTATAAAATGGCAAAGGATGTAGGACTAGATTGGATAAACATGGATCTAATAATAGGTTTGCCTTCTGAAGATGAGCAGGATGTTAAAAACACAATAAATGAAATATTAAAGCTATCTCCTAAAAATATTACAGTCCATACTATGGCTTTAAAAAGATCATCCCTTTTAGTACAAAGCAAAGAAAATATACCATTGACGGATCAAGTGACTGTAAATAATATGATGGAAATTGTAAAAGAAAATTTGATAAGATGTGATTATAAACCATATTATCTATACAGGCAGAAGTATATGCTTGGAAATCTTGAGAATATTGGGTTTTGTAGAGATTCTTTCGAATCCATTTATAATATAAAAATGATGGGAGAAAATCAGACGATAGTTGCATTTGGTGCAGGAGCAGTTTCTAAGATTTTTTATTCTTCTGATAATAGGATTGAAAGAGTGATGAATGTAAAAAATTTGACTGATTATATAAATAGGGTGGAAGAAATGGTTCAAAAGAAATTGAGTGCTTTGGCTGCGTTGACAAAATATACAGAACAAGGTTATAATACATAA
- the hisS gene encoding histidine--tRNA ligase: MNIKAPRGTRDVLPEDIYKWHYVENIIRKACSRFGFEEIRTPVFENTELFLRGVGDTTDIVQKEMYTFNDKGGRSITLKPEGTASVARAFVENKMYAKPQPTKLYYIYPLFRYERPQAGRLRQHHQFGVEVFGTMDPSIDAEIINLAMVLFDSLGIKGLELNINSIGCPKCRVEYNKALKQYLEDRVDKLCKDCNERLARNPLRVLDCKNKTCKEIVDDAPVIIDYLCGECDEHFDKLKRYLDTVGLSYKINPKIVRGLDYYTKTVFEIISTDIGAQGTVCGGGRYDGLVSEIGGPDVPGIGFGLGIERLLLAIENQNITIPEPQKFDFFVVCMKEDYKMYAFDILQKIRYQGYSADMDHMSRSMRAQFKYADKLDAKYVIIIGDDEVKNRVVSLKNMETGEQIQKQLEDILSDIKNRKDD; this comes from the coding sequence ATGAACATAAAAGCCCCAAGGGGAACTAGAGATGTTTTGCCTGAAGATATTTATAAATGGCATTATGTAGAGAACATTATCAGAAAAGCATGCAGTAGATTTGGATTTGAGGAAATAAGGACGCCGGTTTTTGAAAACACAGAATTGTTTTTAAGAGGTGTGGGGGATACAACCGATATTGTTCAAAAGGAGATGTATACTTTTAACGATAAGGGTGGTAGGAGCATTACCCTTAAGCCTGAAGGTACTGCATCGGTGGCACGGGCTTTTGTAGAAAACAAAATGTATGCGAAGCCTCAGCCAACTAAACTGTATTATATATATCCTCTATTTAGATATGAAAGACCTCAGGCAGGAAGATTGAGACAGCATCATCAATTCGGTGTGGAAGTTTTTGGTACTATGGATCCATCGATAGATGCTGAAATCATAAATTTAGCAATGGTGCTTTTTGATTCTTTGGGCATAAAGGGACTAGAACTGAATATCAACAGCATAGGTTGCCCTAAATGTAGAGTAGAGTATAATAAAGCTTTAAAACAATATCTGGAGGATAGGGTAGATAAGCTATGCAAGGACTGTAACGAGAGACTTGCAAGGAATCCTTTGAGGGTGCTGGATTGTAAAAACAAAACTTGCAAAGAGATTGTTGATGATGCACCTGTAATAATTGATTATCTATGTGGAGAATGCGATGAACATTTCGATAAATTGAAGAGATATTTGGATACGGTGGGATTGAGTTACAAAATAAATCCTAAAATAGTTAGAGGGCTTGATTATTATACTAAGACTGTGTTTGAGATAATATCAACGGATATAGGAGCACAAGGCACCGTCTGTGGAGGCGGGCGCTACGATGGATTGGTAAGTGAGATAGGTGGTCCTGATGTCCCTGGAATAGGATTTGGATTGGGGATTGAAAGGTTGTTATTGGCAATTGAAAATCAAAATATTACAATACCTGAGCCACAAAAATTTGATTTTTTTGTAGTGTGTATGAAGGAAGATTATAAGATGTATGCTTTTGACATTCTGCAAAAGATAAGATATCAGGGTTATAGCGCAGATATGGATCATATGAGCAGGAGCATGAGGGCACAATTTAAATATGCTGACAAATTAGATGCTAAATATGTGATTATAATTGGTGACGATGAAGTGAAAAATAGAGTTGTATCCTTGAAAAATATGGAAACAGGGGAACAAATACAAAAACAACTTGAAGATATATTATCTGACATCAAGAACAGGAAGGATGATTGA